From Bifidobacterium sp. ESL0790, one genomic window encodes:
- a CDS encoding RNA-binding domain-containing protein gives MPSSFGHETLEREFKSDRKQLPDESIVEAVVALANTEGGTLFLGVEDDGTPTGVHEKHRDVTRLNAFIANKTVPPIAARVNVIGEPPVIAIEVSKSTTVVATKSGKVLRRRLKADGSPESVPMYPYELATRLSDLGRLDYSAQPVPDTSISDFDPLELDRLRRIISTYKNSDKALLDLSDEELEQALRLTVHVGGQIVPTLTGMLFLGKTEVLHRAIPTNEAAFQVLQGTDIRVNKTFDGPLLKTIEQITDALEPWNPQTEVSIGLFSEPVPDFDNRAFREALINAFGHRDYSVLGRVRVQVDDAGLLISNPGGFVEGIDLNNLLTAEPRGRNPELMDALKRVGLAERTGRGIDRIFEGSLNYGRPLPDYSRSNDVGVSVFLARSAPDANFVRMLAEEHDRTGNPMSLEALLVLNMLKSQRRCTFETLNGELEMSASRLHAVVGKLVESGLVEASGSGKRRAYFLGSNVYKRSGKTVEYVRQADIAKVRYPELIMNLAKQQGKDGITVSDVMQLLRIEYHPAYYQIQKMVRNGKLKRLPHGRTGRYIVT, from the coding sequence ATTCCATCAAGCTTTGGCCATGAGACTCTTGAACGTGAGTTTAAAAGTGATAGGAAACAACTGCCGGATGAGAGCATCGTCGAAGCTGTTGTGGCTCTTGCCAACACGGAAGGTGGGACGCTGTTTCTCGGAGTTGAGGATGATGGCACGCCAACAGGTGTACATGAGAAGCATCGTGATGTTACTAGACTCAACGCCTTTATCGCGAATAAAACTGTTCCGCCGATCGCGGCGAGGGTGAATGTCATTGGCGAACCGCCTGTCATTGCGATTGAAGTTTCAAAATCCACGACGGTTGTCGCCACCAAGTCGGGCAAGGTGCTTCGTAGGCGTTTGAAGGCAGACGGTTCGCCGGAAAGTGTGCCGATGTATCCCTATGAACTTGCCACACGTCTTTCGGATTTGGGACGGCTTGATTATTCGGCGCAACCAGTGCCGGACACATCGATTTCCGATTTTGACCCATTGGAACTCGACAGGTTGCGTCGAATTATTTCTACGTATAAGAACAGCGATAAGGCTCTTCTTGATTTGTCCGATGAGGAATTGGAACAGGCCTTGCGGCTTACGGTTCACGTTGGCGGGCAAATAGTCCCTACCCTAACCGGTATGCTTTTCTTGGGGAAAACAGAGGTTTTGCATCGTGCGATACCGACAAATGAGGCCGCATTCCAAGTTCTTCAGGGCACAGACATCCGAGTAAACAAGACTTTCGACGGGCCTTTGCTCAAGACGATTGAGCAAATCACTGATGCTTTGGAGCCATGGAATCCTCAAACGGAAGTCAGCATAGGACTTTTTTCTGAGCCAGTTCCGGATTTCGACAACAGGGCATTCCGAGAAGCTCTGATTAATGCGTTCGGCCACAGAGACTATTCCGTATTGGGGCGTGTGCGGGTTCAAGTTGACGATGCTGGATTGTTGATTTCTAATCCAGGTGGATTTGTCGAAGGCATAGATCTTAATAACCTTTTGACTGCCGAGCCTCGTGGCAGAAACCCGGAATTGATGGATGCTTTGAAGCGTGTCGGTCTTGCTGAGCGTACGGGGCGTGGGATTGATCGTATCTTTGAAGGTTCATTGAATTATGGCCGTCCTTTGCCAGATTATTCCCGCTCCAACGACGTGGGAGTATCGGTGTTTCTGGCTAGGAGTGCGCCTGACGCCAATTTCGTCCGCATGCTTGCGGAAGAACATGATCGTACCGGTAACCCTATGTCTTTAGAGGCTTTACTGGTCTTGAACATGTTGAAATCACAGCGTCGTTGCACTTTTGAAACCTTGAATGGCGAGTTGGAAATGAGTGCATCCAGATTGCATGCGGTTGTCGGGAAACTGGTCGAATCCGGGTTGGTGGAAGCGTCCGGAAGTGGAAAACGGCGGGCGTATTTCCTTGGTTCAAACGTCTATAAGCGAAGTGGCAAAACCGTGGAATATGTGCGCCAAGCGGATATCGCTAAGGTGAGGTATCCGGAACTCATCATGAATCTTGCTAAGCAGCAAGGGAAGGATGGAATAACGGTTTCTGATGTTATGCAGCTGCTCAGGATTGAATATCATCCTGCATATTACCAGATTCAAAAAATGGTTCGGAACGGGAAACTCAAGCGTCTTCCTCATGGTAGGACAGGGCGTTATATTGTGACATAG
- a CDS encoding glycosyltransferase family 2 protein yields MTNTSNDALGDEQNDAVASATNELTNNIADNGVTDMTNDAAHSTSTTADNNAAVSSAANNTPVEASDNASAPSNSSSQADPVPDEAQPLVSIIVPVYNAADYLDRCIDSILDQSHTNLEVILIDDGSTDGSAKVCDEYADLDSRVTVIHQPNGGIGKAQNAGLDAAHGRYIAFSDNDDILDRRNIELLLHALVTTGADMSKARWRQFGVSQIEDVAHEAEQGAPDPGKITVFSHPLHAYQTVFCKSLRILGDALGHNTEAKYFNEANWCRLYRRELWDGIRFPEGVYAQDTAVACRLYTRMGKVADIDVNLYNWLQRADSVTHKMRSASFYHDHVAASLHNMRLCKDEHVLPARSYYTLVSNNRYEQKAAQSEQATGKSDDGANTLAVATSDNTQTGEILKSLSPIQRFTCMALRAIRLAEKFVYDRKIKNMK; encoded by the coding sequence ATGACCAACACCTCGAACGACGCCCTGGGCGACGAGCAAAACGATGCCGTGGCCAGCGCGACGAATGAACTGACAAATAACATCGCAGACAACGGTGTAACCGACATGACGAACGATGCTGCGCACAGCACTTCAACAACGGCGGATAACAACGCAGCCGTCTCTTCAGCAGCAAACAACACTCCCGTTGAGGCCTCGGACAACGCCTCGGCACCATCCAACAGTTCGAGCCAGGCCGATCCCGTCCCCGACGAAGCGCAGCCGCTCGTGTCAATCATCGTGCCGGTCTACAACGCGGCGGACTACCTGGACCGTTGCATCGACTCGATCCTGGACCAGAGCCACACGAACCTCGAGGTAATTCTCATCGACGACGGCTCCACCGATGGCTCGGCGAAGGTGTGCGACGAATATGCCGACCTGGATTCGCGCGTCACCGTCATCCACCAGCCGAACGGTGGCATCGGCAAGGCTCAGAACGCCGGCCTCGACGCCGCGCACGGCCGCTATATCGCTTTCTCCGACAACGACGACATCCTCGACCGACGCAACATCGAGCTGCTGCTGCATGCGCTCGTGACCACCGGGGCCGATATGAGCAAGGCCCGCTGGCGCCAGTTCGGCGTCTCGCAGATCGAAGACGTCGCGCATGAGGCCGAGCAGGGCGCCCCGGACCCCGGCAAGATCACGGTGTTCTCGCACCCGCTTCACGCCTACCAGACCGTCTTCTGCAAGTCGCTGCGCATCCTCGGCGACGCGCTGGGCCACAACACCGAGGCGAAATACTTCAACGAAGCCAACTGGTGCCGCCTCTACCGCCGCGAGCTGTGGGACGGCATCCGCTTCCCCGAGGGCGTCTACGCGCAGGACACCGCCGTGGCATGCCGGCTTTACACGAGGATGGGCAAGGTAGCCGACATCGACGTGAACCTCTACAACTGGTTGCAGCGCGCCGATTCCGTGACCCACAAGATGCGCAGCGCATCCTTCTATCATGACCACGTCGCCGCGTCCCTGCACAACATGCGCCTCTGCAAGGACGAACACGTTCTGCCAGCCCGCAGCTACTACACTCTCGTGAGCAACAACCGCTACGAGCAGAAGGCCGCACAAAGTGAGCAGGCCACCGGCAAATCCGATGACGGCGCAAACACCTTAGCCGTCGCCACAAGCGACAACACTCAGACGGGCGAGATTCTCAAATCGCTAAGCCCAATCCAGCGCTTCACTTGTATGGCTTTGCGCGCCATTCGCCTGGCCGAAAAGTTCGTCTACGACCGCAAGATCAAGAACATGAAGTGA
- a CDS encoding glycosyltransferase family 2 protein, which produces MRIAASMVTFNPSLDDLRGSVPALLGQVGALVVVDNGSENVERVAELVGRFDKVTLLRNGKNLGVATALNRAFEWASGAGFDWVLTLDDDSEIPDGMIDGYRRCLTKQTNGGTGVGIVCPLLRNRKDGTIFHSKRNEGECITSGSLTNVDAWRAIGGFDDWLFIDGVDFDFSRRLVRAGYPIVECTDVIMPHQIGESRTVNLGFKHPIAWNHAPFRWFYIERNALYIDVKLGTYSWPRSVSRLAQDMLIVLLFEREKGAKVGAMLRGWRAGKRKIRAMRAGRK; this is translated from the coding sequence ATGCGTATTGCGGCATCGATGGTGACGTTTAACCCGTCGCTGGACGACTTGCGGGGGAGTGTGCCCGCGCTGCTGGGGCAGGTGGGCGCGCTTGTCGTGGTAGACAATGGCTCCGAGAACGTGGAGCGCGTGGCGGAGCTTGTCGGCAGGTTCGACAAGGTGACGCTGTTGCGCAATGGCAAGAACCTGGGGGTTGCCACCGCTCTCAACCGCGCGTTCGAATGGGCGAGCGGGGCTGGCTTCGACTGGGTGCTCACGCTGGACGACGATTCCGAGATTCCCGATGGAATGATTGACGGCTACCGGCGGTGCCTTACGAAACAGACGAACGGCGGAACGGGTGTGGGTATCGTCTGCCCGCTTCTGCGCAACCGCAAAGACGGTACCATCTTCCACAGCAAGCGCAACGAGGGCGAGTGCATCACTTCTGGCAGCCTGACCAACGTAGACGCTTGGCGGGCGATCGGCGGGTTCGACGACTGGCTGTTCATCGACGGGGTGGATTTTGATTTCTCACGTCGTTTGGTGCGGGCCGGATACCCGATTGTGGAGTGCACCGACGTCATCATGCCTCACCAGATTGGCGAGAGCCGCACGGTCAACCTCGGCTTCAAGCATCCGATTGCTTGGAACCATGCGCCATTCCGGTGGTTCTACATCGAGCGCAATGCCTTGTATATCGACGTGAAGCTGGGTACGTATTCGTGGCCGCGTTCGGTGTCGCGCCTCGCTCAGGACATGCTCATCGTACTGCTCTTCGAGCGCGAGAAGGGCGCAAAGGTGGGCGCTATGCTGCGTGGCTGGAGAGCCGGCAAGCGCAAGATTCGCGCTATGCGGGCCGGGAGAAAGTAA